One genomic region from Pecten maximus chromosome 5, xPecMax1.1, whole genome shotgun sequence encodes:
- the LOC117326802 gene encoding uncharacterized protein LOC117326802: protein MEIGIKENDHTDDPSEEYPQRHKQKTAAQYEQKPEDDVQTPPLQTKQTDDPGTQNPQSPRKEHRQNPKAENSKSGGNKKKGNAPKKKPEQKHTYHGLCDVIFHYLSSTETARRFLHGKLPSNVTVLKQNEEEEGEKSFADCNRSLRSTLDLPVGTIVQDIETLLFRAWFCYQEEAEMLAWMEVLPAERRAYSLSNKLASINMLAGTVSGGAMVSPTVFVNHWSIPQNVQVTFEHDEEVLSITRVQLTTNPSEEVKEVMEIPYNTLTDTVIAHYSNNAWCLYIGLKNPPKLLEKSQTQRRKSTFIEEKRLVRLSSVTIEDIGDTSVLCIEVPDVKTSGSCAKKESGEQDGMWAVIARLKRHGFSISYASVSNIASEDRQVSEIKFNTFDLDYAWECLLSCGFKVRDAITQQAMVMLEEQKSALTPEIFHEMTISADISQFFEFERILAKSLQNVYRPNVIDEREELPSHFSLTRRIVVTPTRMIPLRKEPIVQNRIIRQYNDDFFIRVIFRDEDFTRLSAARSEGLKNITGRIRKFMDAGFKIGERRYEFLACSNSQLREHGVWFFCPNNGETAESIRIAAGDLTKETCIAKYVSRMGLCFSASRATVEVDVDHGSVKFTEDIKSGPFCFTDGIGKISVPLAKKVADSLRMDPVPSAFQIRYGGCKGVVSKDPTLGNSEQIHIRESMRKFDSPSKNLEILQTTHPGQLYLNRQVITLMSGLGVPDTVFLSLQEKMLFNMADMLIRSSRALRALADVNIGIRYKDLMKAGISFTDEAFFRSVLMTIYKRKLGELIRKTRIEVDYDQGRIMMGVVDETGILMYGQVFISYTKHDGMNFKGTQILETEVVVAKNPCFHPGDLRKFQAVDVPELHHLEDCIVFPQKGQRPHPNEMSGSDLDGDMYFVCWDKSMHPPGENKEAMDYGNAIQQNIYRTVQVSDVTNFISEYIRNDQLGVIANAHVVHADLKNIFCPECITLSKKHSDAVDFPKTGVVPEMTADLRCEKYPDFMMKSDKPRYTSNGVLGKLYRQCRSLEQAHNRTYDLDLLQSATVVDTTLRYPGYETYLDSARLSYDMYNEKILQLMSLYGIETEAEIVTGIIQKLKKKRGYLQNEKYEVGKIIQGKMSVIRQKVRNDFFEEFGGEEEGKSLSSGNRNKFLAKTSAWYVVAYDVRFQSVTTGKRFVSFPWIMSEFLSDIKATAGHSTSGETINIPTDQERLMLVRIGSSVIRHYDMRYEERMYTFQLLNECVDLISRNLHRHYDTTIRLSLTGMQSLCLMDMYSREICICLQSEKRLSPPDFNRLVDSVMHGCWPVAQGSFLFPLYEETVTVTFTQDTVNVQRTNFIRQQLQTRPCYTLIMTFLLDWARKYGLIGRSRMSSFNEVVFAILVLHLLSDGDNNSTKSIRDDVRQTDGSPCFPGKITSNDQADTARLLLAVLRTFNSLLKRDQKGDIRIQTVDPTDRNGKRLLVPKKLEWRTCKHLIEEILFAYQEIAKSRSVNVFFEHKIIEESHLMMNLPLEIWGSVMHAETYTARRLSEETGAEISIRRKSFRDTPGLILEAWGTSEALFNVQQSLQDLNDKSSKFITTSARDKAFIDGAFKHLFYGATSSEQQLTFTRYYGKRQPHHKELPLYVASVDSPNQDTSVCQDMFKEVFRRQLEVIRQDFENTYHGDLRMALTFGIYYLIYVDNPQFTISELEMEMESHANRAEKKLELNLPGRGRWRNRKRHGRFTKPKPRHIRGSFMPVECDKSNVGAFLENSCFKERHEEVKYHATFSIGNQDYGKRHEGLVILDKDLVFIEMRLSDLKWMAVDVCRGYGGKSNTNKRLDVRCKLQSRRVMDLEGVQEMADTKVLLDRNTPVLVKPSINALYVSTEFRDRVSFVREKHVKSYRYDGPVNEYSIWRDMSIEIARVVEYSIPDASGRFQDIVEKQEATVLPKLPQLETADAEWEQYAQDIWELIEYLGKQFDSDMM, encoded by the exons ATGGAAATCGGGATAAAAGAAAATGACCATACCGACGACCCATCTGAGGAATATCCTCAGCGTCACAAACAAAAGACTGCCGCACAATACGAACAGAAACCCGAGGACGATGTACAAACACCGCCTTTACAAACAAAACAGACAGATGATCCAGGCACACAAAATCCACAATCTCCCAGAAAGGAACATCGACAAAACCCAAAGGCAGAGAATTCTAAAAGTGGTGGGAATAAGAAGAAGGGAAACGCACCAAAGAAGAAACCTGAACAAAAGCATACATACCATGGACTGTGTGATGTTATCTTCCACTACCTCTCCAGCACAGAGACTGCAAGGAGGTTCCTCCACGGCAAACTCCCGTCCAACGTCACGGTCCTGAAACAGAATGAGGAGGAGGAAG GGGAGAAATCTTTTGCTGATTGTAACCGAAGCCTACGGTCCACGCTGGACCTCCCTGTGGGCACCATTGTACAGGATATTGAAACATTGCTATTCCGAGCCTGGTTTTGTTACCAAGAAGAAGCCGAGATGTTGGCATGGATGGAGGTTCTGCCGGCAGAACGTCGGGCCTACAGCCTATCTAACAAGCTAGCTTCTATTAACATGCTCGCAGGCACAGTGTCCGGGGGTGCTATGGTATCGCCAACTGTATTTGTCAACCATTGGTCGATCCCGCAAAATGTGCAAGTCACATTTGAACACGATGAAGAAGTTTTGTCTATCACCAGAGTGCAGTTAACCACTAACCCTTCTGAAGAAGTCAAGGAGGTGATGGAAATACCATATAATACATTAACTGATACCGTGATAGCCCATTACAGCAACAATGCATGGTGCCTTTACATTGGATTGAAAAACCCACCAAAACTGCTGGAAAAATCTCAGACTCAGAGACGAAAATCTACCTTTATCGAGGAGAAAAGGTTGGTTCGCCTGTCATCCGTCACAATTGAAGATATAGGCGATACGTCTGTATTATGTATAGAAGTTCCTGACGTTAAAACATCCGGGTCCTGTGCGAAGAAGGAATCAGGTGAACAAGATGGAATGTGGGCGGTTATAGCCAGACTAAAGCGGCACGGTTTCTCCATTTCCTATGCCAGCGTTTCAAATATAGCCTCAGAGGACCGCCAAGTAAGCGAAATTAAGTTCAACACATTTGATCTTGATTATGCATGGGAATGTCTTCTCTCTTGCGGATTTAAAGTCAGAGATGCTATAACTCAGCAGGCGATGGTGATGCTTGAGGAACAAAAATCTGCTCTGACTCCAGAAATTTTCCATGAAATGACAATTTCAGCTGACATTAGTCAGTTTTTCGAATTCGAAAGAATTCTAGCGAAAAGCCTACAAAATGTCTACCGTCCGAATGTCATAGACGAAAGGGAGGAGCTACCGTCTCATTTTTCTTTGACACGGCGTATCGTTGTTACTCCAACACGGATGATTCCACTTCGGAAAGAGCCAATTGTCCAAAATAGGATTATTCGCCAATATAATGACGACTTCTTCATCCGTGTGATATTCAGAGATGAAGATTTTACACGATTGAGTGCTGCACGTTCGGAAGGATTGAAGAATATCACGGGACGGATACGAAAATTCATGGACGCTGGATTCAAAATTGGTGAAAGGAGATATGAGTTCTTAGCCTGTTCAAACAGCCAGCTACGTGAACACGGAGTGTGGTTCTTTTGTCCAAACAACGGCGAGACTGCAGAAAGCATCAGAATCGCGGCTGGTGACCTCACAAAAGAGACTTGCATTGCCAAGTATGTGTCGCGCATGGGTTTGTGTTTCTCTGCGTCTAGAGCTACAGTTGAAGTCGACGTAGACCATGGTTCTGTGAAATTCACTGAGGACATAAAATCAGGACCTTTTTGCTTCACAGACGGCATAGGGAAGATATCAGTTCCCTTGGCGAAAAAG GTTGCGGATTCATTACGGATGGATCCAGTTCCCTCCGCATTTCAGATCCGTTACGGTGGCTGTAAAGGTGTCGTCTCCAAGGATCCCACTCTTGGAAATTCAGAGCAAATCCACATCCGAGAAAGCATGCGCAAATTTGATTCTCCATCGAAAAATCTTGAAATATTACAGACAACTCATCCAG GTCAGCTATACCTAAACAGACAAGTGATCACTCTAATGTCTGGCCTTGGAGTCCCAGATACAGTATTCCTATCACTGCAGGAGAAAATGCTCTTCAACATGGCTGACATGCTTATTCGTAGCAGCAGAGCCCTGCGTGCACTAGCAGAT GTCAATATAGGAATAAGATATAAGGACTTGATGAAGGCTGGGATATCTTTTACTGACGAAGCGTTCTTCAGATCAGTGCTGATGACAATATACAAACGCAAACTTGGTGAGTTGATCCGAAAAACCAGAATTGAAGTAGATTATGACCAGGGCAGAATCATGATGGGAGTTGTCGACGAGACAGGGATACTGATGTATGGACAAGTCTTTATCTCATACACGAAGCATGACGGAATGAATTTCAAAGGTACTCAGATTCTTGAGACAGAAGTCGTCGTCGCTAAAAATCCCTGCTTTCATCCAGGTGATTTGCGTAAATTCCAGGCAGTTGATGTACCAGAACTCCATCATCTCGAAGACTGTATTGTTTTCCCTCAAAAAGGACAAAGACCACACCCAAATGAGATGTCTGGCTCAGATTTAGATGGAGACATGTACTTTGTGTGTTGGGATAAGTCTATGCATCCTCCGGGAGAAAACAAAGAAGCCATGGACTATGGAAATGCTATCCAGCAAAACATATACAGAACAGTGCAAGTGTCGGATGTGACAAACTTTATATCAGAATACATCAGAAACGATCAGCTAGGCGTTATCGCCAATGCACACGTTGTGCATGCAgacttaaaaaatatattttgtccAGAATGTATCACACTATCGAAGAAACATTCGGATGCCGTAGATTTTCCAAAGACCGGGGTTGTACCAGAAATGACTGCTGACTTGAGATGTGAAAAGTATCCAGATTTTATGATGAAATCTGACAAACCTCGATATACATCGAATGGTGTATTGGGGAAATTGTACCGCCAATGTAGATCATTGGAGCAAGCCCACAACCGTACGTATGATTTGGACCTTCTCCAAAGCGCCACTGTTGTTGATACGACCTTGCGGTATCCTGGATACGAAACATACTTAGACTCTGCACGTCTATCCTACGACATGTACAATGAAAAGATCTTACAATTGATGTCTCTATACGGAATAGAAACTGAAGCAGAAATTGTCACCGGTATCATACAGAAACTCAAGAAGAAGCGTGGTTACCTCCAGAATGAAAAATACGAAGTAGGGAAAATAATCCAGGGCAAGATGAGCGTTATCAGGCAAAAGGTGCGTAATGACTTCTTCGAGGAGTTCGGCGGGGAAGAGGAAGGAAAATCCCTTTCTTCAGGGAACAGGAACAAATTCCTTGCAAAAACGTCGGCATGGTACGTTGTTGCCTATGACGTAAGGTTTCAGAGCGTCACGACAGGGAAGCGGTTTGTGAGTTTCCCGTGGATAATGAGTGAGTTTCTGTCTGATATAAAGGCAACTGCAGGTCACTCTACTAGCGGAGAAACCATTAACATACCAACTGATCAAGAACGATTAATGCTGGTCCGAATAGGTTCTTCAGTAATTCGGCATTACGATATGAGATACGAAGAGCGAATGTACacatttcagcttctgaatgAATGTGTTGACTTGATTTCTCGTAACCTCCATCGGCATTATGACACAACGATACGTTTGTCACTAACAGGAATGCAGTCTTTGTGTCTGATGGATATGTACTCTCGCGAAATTTGCATCTGTCTGCAATCGGAAAAGCGATTGAGCCCCCCTGATTTCAATAGACTGGTTGATAGTGTTATGCATGGTTGTTGGCCTGTAGCTCAAGGATCATTCTTGTTTCCACTATATGAGGAAACAGTGACTGTCACTTTCACCCAAGATACCGTCAACGTGCAGAGAACGAATTTCATCAGGCAACAACTGCAGACACGTCCATGCTATACACTCATCATGACATTTCTTCTCGACTGGGCGAGGAAGTATGGACTTATTGGAAGATCGAGAATGTCATCGTTTAACGAAGTTGTCTTTGCAATACTGGTTCTCCACCTCCTGTCAGATGGTGACAATAACTCCACAAAATCAATACGTGACGACGTTAGGCAAACAGATGGATCTCCTTGCTTTCCGGGAAAGATTACATCGAACGACCAGGCTGACACAGCTAGGCTGCTGCTGGCCGTCTTAAGGACGTTCAACTCTTTACTGAAAAGAGATCAGAAAGGTGACATCCGAATACAAACGGTAGATCCGACAGATAGGAACGGCAAACGTTTGCTAGTGCCCAAAAAACTGGAATGGAGGACATGCAAACATCTGATAGAGGAAATTCTCTTCGCTTACCAAGAAATTGCAAAATCCCGATCGGTCAATGTCTTCTTTGAACACAAGATCATTGAAGAGAGTCACCTAATGATGAATCTGCCGTTGGAAATATGGGGATCTGTGATGCACGCAGAAACTTACACTGCCAGGAGGCTGTCAGAAGAAACTGGTGCCGAAATCAGCATACGAAGGAAGTCATTTAGGGATACCCCAGGGCTTATACTTGAAGCGTGGGGAACAAGCGAGGCACTGTTCAATGTTCAACAATCCCTTCAAGATCTCAACGATAAATCCTCTAAGTTCATTACCACCTCAGCCCGTGACAAAGCCTTCATTGATGGCGCGTTCAAGCACTTATTTTACGGGGCAACAAGTTCTGAGCAGCAACTCACATTCACACGGTATTACGGCAAACGTCAACCGCATCACAAGGAACTCCCGTTATACGTTGCGTCCGTTGACTCACCCAACCAGGATACCAGTGTATGTCAAGACATGTTTAAAGAAGTATTCCGGAGACAGTTAGAGGTTATCCGACAGGATTTCGAGAACACCTACCACGGAGATCTTAGAATGGCACTAACATTTGGAATATACTACTTAATCTATGTAGATAACCCACAGTTCACGATTTCAGAACTTGAAATGGAAATGGAAAGCCATGCCAACCGCGCGGAAAAAAAGTTAGAACTGAACTTGCCAGGACGTGGGAGATGGCGAAATCGCAAAAGGCACGGTCGTTTTACAAAACCTAAACCAAGACATATACGTGGATCGTTCATGCCTGTTGAATGTGACAAAAGCAATGTCGGTGCTTTCCTTGAAAACTCTTGTTTTAAAGAACGTCATGAAGAAGTGAAATATCACGCAACCTTTTCGATCGGCAATCAAGATTATGGGAAACGACACGAAGGTCTCGTAATCCTTGACAAAGATCTCGTATTCATTGAAATGCGGCTGTCAGACTTGAAGTGGATGGCTGTTGACGTCTGTCGTGGGTATGGGGGCAAGTCCAATACGAATAAACGCTTGGATGTCCGATGTAAACTTCAGTCAAGACGTGTCATGGATTTGGAGGGAGTGCAGGAAATGGCAGATACGAAAGTCCTCTTGGATCGTAACACACCTGTATTGGTGAAACCAAGCATTAATGCCCTGTATGTTTCTACGGAGTTTAGGGACAGAGTATCGTTCGTGAGAGAGAAGCATGTGAAATCGTACCGTTACGACGGCCCAGTGAATGAGTACAGCATATGGCGGGACATGAGTATTGAAATAGCACGTGTAGTTGAGTATTCAATACCAGATGCAAGTGGCAGATTTCAGGACATAGTGGAAAAACAGGAAGCCACTGTGTTACCTAAACTTCCTCAACTGGAAACAGCAGATGCTGAATGGGAGCAGTACGCACAAGACATCTGGGAACTTATAGAATATTTAGGGAAACAGTTTGATTCAGACATGATGTAG